Genomic window (Rhododendron vialii isolate Sample 1 chromosome 4a, ASM3025357v1):
CACCTCTCTCTTGGGTTGTATTATTTTTCATGTACTTTTAAGTAGGGGGGAAATACTTAATTGAGAAGAAAGTGagagtaaagagtctgatgcagtaaACATTTTAAAAGTGGATAGCCAAAATAATAAAGTGACTTTTAAGGTGTAAATTGGTCCAAAGGCTGGTGGCCGGTGCGGATGCATAGTCGGACAATACttgttattgttgttttaaAATGTTCGGTGCAAAAACCTGTTTCTGTCATTTCCAAGCTTCTGTAAATCCCATCCGACGGGGGTGAGAGCCGTCCGAACGGCCTCGGCCTAGTTCGTGAGATGTTGAGATTCTGTGAATCTCCGGTACGCGGAAAACGTatttaaagattttgaaataCTCCATTTTTAGGGCTAGAAAATCATAGGGCTTTTTAAATCTAGGTCCATAAACTAGAAAATAATTCcatgtcaaaaagaaaaactagaaAATAATTCTCACCAGGTCTCCTCTATTGATGAAATACTGAAAtactataaaaatgcctaaaatcctaaagCTTAAAAGTGCCTAACCCCTAGGgcaccctatgaaagtgcctaaaccataTGGTAGCTTATAAAAATGCTTAAAcccctagggtatcctatgaaTGTGTTTAAACAGCTAAAATCTTATTCTTGAGGGAAAAAGAGGGCTGCTACTCCCCCCccgacacacacacccccccggccccaccttcTTTTTCCCAATTTACCCCCCcgccctctctctttctctctcttccttttctttttttccactttctgcttctttttttcccttttcttttccagttttttttttcattttctttctttccggtttgaatttttttttctttttaataataggttcaagtctaattctaggctttgtaaagtaattgaaagaaaaaaagtgtttcaattgatcatgtttatcccactgttttctttttcttttttttgtcctttatagattaaaaaatatagttacgaaaataagtgtttcaattttcaatccgtttgaactggtgcaaagttgttatttttctaatcatttcatcctaaatggtcataataaatttttggctccaagggttttcaatggacaccataagagagtcttaaaactaaataatgagtcttagggagtttgttgaaaagtcttaaaccaaaaaattcattatgaccatttaaaataaaataataaaaaaatgatatttgctctgatttaattgaattgagaattaaagcacttaattcttgaattatatttttaaatatacaaatggtgtatttatagaaattaaataaataagatataagtaattaaataaaaaaataaattaaaaagtatgggggacccgggggctctgctgcccccaTTGACATagtagcccctaaaacgtttccgttttagttataaaaaaatagaaaccatccatttgcaatcctatggagtataaacgtgatttgaagcaacatactactgaatcagttaagaggatctatgctaaataatagttaacaaatttataaaattgtactatagttaaaaaaaagtaatcctgaatataatatttgtattatggattagtatgtcgtttgcaaaatacatttcgtaattagttcccgaacactaattgtaatcttaatgaattttttgctttacgacctttcaacgagcaacctaagactcattatttagtttcaggactctcttagggtgttcattgaaaggccttggagccaaaaatttattacgaccatttaggatgaaatgatcagaaaaataacatctttgcactggttcaaacggattaaaaattgaaacacttattttcgtaattatattttttaatctataaaggacaaaaaaagaaaaaaaaacagtgggataaacatgatcaattgaaacactttttttctctcaattactttacaaagcctagaattagacttgaacctattattaaaaagaaaaaaaaattcaaaccggaaagaaagaaaatgaaataaaatgaaaaaaaaactggaaaagaaaaaaaaaaaaaaggaagaaaagaagcagaaagtggaaaaaaagaaaagggagagagagagagagagagagagagggagagagagagggagtggggggcgggagagagagagagagagagaggggggacgGGGGTAAActgggaaagggaggtggggtcggggggggggggggggtgtcaggggggggggagTAGCAATTTACAGGGAAAAAGTTGTTGTAACTCACAGAGTTTCCTCCATTAATTCTAATGAACAAGTGTGGCTCCTGATGAGTAGGCAGTTGCCAAACCACGTATATACATATGTTCTGTCTTACTCTTGCCAAACCACGTATATACGTATGTTCTGTcttactctctctccctctatttTTCTGGTTTGTTTTTTCTGCGATCCATATATAACATCCAAGGATCCTGAGAGTTTTGTCTGCTGATCAGTTTGAGTGCGTAGCTCAATCCGTTATtaatcccaacaaaaaaaaccgtATGGTCAGTatgattcaaaaaaatgaaatgtaaTACAAATCTAACATTATTATGTGATTAGCGATGTCCGATTTATTTCGTTTCTAGAACATACGCAGTGTTCATGAAACAATACAAACTCAAATCACAGAGATGAATCTCTCTAACCCTACCGAACCTGTAGTGCAATCGCACAGTACGAGGATCTCTTTTCCCTTCTCTGTGGGTTTGAAAGTTTCCATGTTCAACTTGTTTTATTAATGGAAAAAACGAAATTTGCTTGTGTTTTTTAACAAGAAAGTAAAAGCTATCTAATCATattgtggaaactttatgtTCATCTTAAAATCAattgataatgagtggagatgtTCCAAATTATGTGCATCTCTTCCGTTCTTCGTTCAAACATGGCGGTCCAGCCCACATGTGGGATCAGTGGCTGAAATGCCTATATTCAGGTAGTGACGTGAAGACAGGGCCGGCTTTCAATAATGGACATGGGGTCCATGGAACAAATAGACTTAATGGTCCAATTTTGCTAATTTGTAAGCTCTCTCTTGGCCCACCGATTAGTTCGTGTTTTAAATCTGATCCTGAAACGCAATAAATTATGTtgatcggatgccgtttattacaattttgaaatgcatttatattttttgaaaatagagaAACTGTAACAGTGAATCGAAATCCAGGAAGTCAATTTATGTctagataaatgcattttgaaattatttcaACTAGCGTATGATCGACTTTGTTTTCGACGTTGTCAATGTTTGGaacgagctctaaaaagtgaagGAATCGAATCAGCAAAGTTGGGTCGACCAAAAAGTATCTGCAAACATGCAAACAAAATTGAACCGTCCAGTCTATTTTCATGTTCTAGGTTCAATTGAACTAGATGGTGGGATTGGTTCTCCAGTGACTACTCAAGATGCATGCCCTTAAGCTAATCTGGGCACTATGAGTTATGAAAAACTATGTGCAAATTCTACTgctgaagccatgaaaatacaACTCGGAGGATTACACTAAAGAACGAACGAGCGAGCACGTGTACTCATATTAGGTAAATGAGGAAAAGATAAGTAGCCAAGGTAAATGAAGCAACTCGTACAATATGTGTTTATTTCAAATCCCCTCCGTCGTTGAGAGCATGCGATCTCATTTATTCCGATACTTTTTAGTCACTTATTTTAAGATTTGGTAACAGGGGCCATTTTGGCACGAATTTCCTTGCTTCGCCACTGGAAATAAACAACCATCTTATCTCTCGGCGGCAACTTGTCCTTGACCACGGGGTGGTTGCGGAAATTTTCCATCCAACTGGCGGTGGCTGGGAACTGGATTGGGTCTACGATCGTCACGGATCCAATTTCCTCAAAAACAGGAAGCCAGTGAGAGATCACCCCAAGTGCAATGTCCAGGTAACCAATGCTTTCCCCTCCGAAAAACTTGCATTTCCCTTTGATCAACTCTTGCTCTATCTTCTCCAAGGACTCCAAGGCTTCTTTCAGATGCATTTCTTTGTCTTCTCCCTCGGTGCACAAAGCCCTCCATGCATTCATCCAAAACTGACACAAACAAGTcacaatagtatttttttttatatagaaaaggattctattaaaaaaatggatggaAGCAGGGGGCAAACGCATGATTGTTACTCAACAGAACCCGAGTGGGCCCAATCACATGTATTTCTACATTAGTAACCAAAAATATAATCTATGATATATATTGCTACTAATCACTATTTAATAATGTGCCTACGGACTACGACAAAAAATtgattgataacttgaaattttagtgGGGTTTTCCACACATATATAAAAACTTTATGAAATTTTCGAGAGACTTACAAGGCCGATCCTATAGagttttttccaaattaactttaaaaacttgTTTAGTGGGAGTATTTCGCACATAATCAGGGGATActgatcaaaactcaaaagttcAAAGCAAGGAACTAAGGAAGTAATTTGATAATCACCTTCTCCTCTGCAAATTTGGCCCAAAATCGCGCCATGGCTCTGTCGTAAGGATCTTGAGGCAAAAGTGGAAATTGTTTCCACGTCTCATCGATGTACTCAAGAATTACGAACGACTCGGGGATCACTTTTTCTCCATGAATCAGCACTGGCACCTTCTTGTGAACTGGGTTCAGTTCCAGAAGCAGAGGACTCTTGTTAAAGAGGTCTTCTTCAATGTATTCATACTCTACGCCCTTCAGTCTCAGAGCCCACTCCACTCTAAAGGGAAATGGGCTTGCCCAGAATCCCAAAAGCTTTACTACTTCCTTGCtttccatgagagagagagagagagagagagagagagagttggtgtTAATTAGCCTGAaaggagtagagagagagagagagagagagagagagagttggtgtTAAttagcgagagagagagagagagagagagagagagagagagttggtgtTAATTAGCCAGAaaggagtagagagagagagagagagagagagagagagagttggtgtTAATTAGCTTGAAAGGAGTAGGAGTTTGAGTCGAACTTTGCATTCATTAGACGGCAATTTTGACCTGTTGGGTGGTTGTatcgttccgctttctttttaaacttttttttattaaaaagagggtaatttaaaatttaaatataatgaaaataaaaaataattttttaattttgtttgcaccgtttaaaagatctcaatgagatctatcaaacaagatccatactgatagaaaaattatttgcgtaaacacatgatttttgagcttgaaattaccttttttttctaaaactttttttttctagaaaccGAAGCGGCCACGGAGTGGATTCTCCTCCGTTTTTATTTGAACGTGGCAGTCAGATTGTGTTTTTGTAAACTTATAAGTCTGAATCTTATttctattatttattttttgtagctTTTTGTTTCgcttttcgttgtaattttcgagattaatcgttcgtcttgtcgagacaaataagaaaaatataaaaatatagaccgaATTCATAAAAATTCGAATAAGACGGCCTTTTAAACAAATAGtaataaatatcaaaaaaattaacaaattagACATGAAATATGTCCTCTAAAAAATCCCTCAAACACCAAATAATTTAAATTCTCCCTTCAAATTTATGTGGTTACATGAAAAGGGAGCCGGCCTTTAATATTTTAAGTGGAACCCTAATA
Coding sequences:
- the LOC131322177 gene encoding probable glutathione S-transferase translates to MESKEVVKLLGFWASPFPFRVEWALRLKGVEYEYIEEDLFNKSPLLLELNPVHKKVPVLIHGEKVIPESFVILEYIDETWKQFPLLPQDPYDRAMARFWAKFAEEKFWMNAWRALCTEGEDKEMHLKEALESLEKIEQELIKGKCKFFGGESIGYLDIALGVISHWLPVFEEIGSVTIVDPIQFPATASWMENFRNHPVVKDKLPPRDKMVVYFQWRSKEIRAKMAPVTKS